The window CGGTGGATCTAGTGGGCCTAGTGAACCCAGTGGACCCAGTGGTGATCGCTGGGGAGACGCAAGGGTGGGACCTTTGCCACCGGCGTGAGTGCGGGTCCGTATGGTACTCGTCTCTATCGGTCTCACCGTCGGCGCGATCGTCGTCCTGATCGGAGTGAGCGCGTTCTTTTCGAGCAGCGAGACGGCGATCTTCACCCTTCCCGAGGAGTGGTTCGCGGCGGCGGATCCGGCGGCCGACGGGCGGTTCGCGACGCTGCAGGGACTCCGAGGCGATCCCCACAGACTGCTGGTGACGCTTCTGGTCGGGAACAACGTCGTCAACGTCGCGATCGCGAGCATCACCACGCTGCTTCTGACCGAACACCTGCCGGCCGGCGTCGCCGTGACGGCCTCGACCGTCGTCGCCAGCACCGTCGTGCTGATATTCGGCGAGATCGTCCCGAAGTCCTACGGACTGGGCCACGCCGAGGAGTGGGCGCTCAGGGTGGCCCGGCCGATCGCGCTGGTCGGTCGGGTCCTCCTCCCGCTCGTGGTGCTCTTCGACTGGATCACCCGTCACCTGAACGCCGCGATTGGCGGCGAGTCCGCGATCGAGAAGACGCACGTCGAGGAGTGAGCGCCGCCGCTCGTCCGTCAGGACGTGCTGCCCTTCCGGAGCGTTTCGAGCGCGGTCGGTGAACGGTTTTGTTCCTCCCGTGTTTGCAGTCGTTATGAAACTGTCAACCGCAGTCAAGAGCAGCTTCTTCGCGGGATTGATTCTGATCACGCCCCTGGTCGTCACGCTGTACGTTCTTCGGATCCTCGTCAACTGGTCGCTCCAGTTCGTCAACCCAGTCGTCCGAGAGACTCGCCTCACGCAGTACACGGCGAACATCGAGGTCGTCGCCCAGGTCCTCGCCGTCGTCGTGATCCTGGGATCGATCACGGTCCTGGGCTATCTCGCCAAGCAACGCGTCGGACGGGAGATGTTCGGCAATCTCGGTCGGATCGTGAACGTGATTC is drawn from Halobellus limi and contains these coding sequences:
- a CDS encoding DUF21 domain-containing protein translates to MVLVSIGLTVGAIVVLIGVSAFFSSSETAIFTLPEEWFAAADPAADGRFATLQGLRGDPHRLLVTLLVGNNVVNVAIASITTLLLTEHLPAGVAVTASTVVASTVVLIFGEIVPKSYGLGHAEEWALRVARPIALVGRVLLPLVVLFDWITRHLNAAIGGESAIEKTHVEE